A stretch of the Planktothricoides raciborskii GIHE-MW2 genome encodes the following:
- the hpf gene encoding ribosome hibernation-promoting factor, HPF/YfiA family, whose product MKLVIHGKNIEITDSIREYVTQKVEKGVSHFQDLTLEVDVHLSVAKNPRNNLKQTAEVTIFANKTVIRAEESSENLYASIDLVSDKISRQLRKYKEKRLGQKTSTRAKTIEVVEEQPVVKDLIGSRSPELPKEVVRTKYFMMSPMTVEDALEQLQLVDHDFYMFRNSETGEINVIYERNHGGYGVLQPRNNGSTVNGKA is encoded by the coding sequence ATGAAGCTTGTTATCCACGGCAAAAATATTGAAATCACCGACTCAATTCGGGAATATGTTACGCAAAAAGTTGAAAAGGGAGTCAGTCACTTTCAGGACTTGACCCTAGAGGTTGATGTGCATTTGTCAGTGGCCAAAAATCCTCGCAATAATTTAAAACAAACGGCTGAAGTGACCATTTTTGCGAATAAGACCGTAATTCGTGCCGAAGAAAGTAGTGAAAATCTCTATGCCAGCATCGATTTAGTTTCCGATAAAATTTCACGGCAACTTCGTAAATATAAAGAAAAACGTTTAGGACAAAAGACGAGCACTCGCGCCAAAACGATTGAGGTGGTCGAGGAGCAGCCAGTGGTTAAGGATTTGATTGGCTCGCGCAGTCCCGAATTGCCTAAAGAAGTGGTGCGGACTAAGTATTTTATGATGTCGCCGATGACCGTAGAAGATGCTTTGGAACAACTTCAACTGGTGGATCACGATTTCTATATGTTCCGTAACTCGGAAACCGGGGAGATTAATGTGATCTATGAACGGAATCACGGTGGTTATGGTGTGCTGCAACCCCGCAACAATGGTAGCACTGTCAATGGCAAAGCCTGA
- a CDS encoding peroxiredoxin, with product MAIKVGDKAPDFTLNSATGEKVSLKDFYGKKSVVLYFYPKDDTPGCTAESCAFRDSYEVFKEAGAEVIGVSGDSQQSHQQFARKYNLPFILLSDSDNKLRQLYGVPATLFILPGRVTYVIDKQGVVRHIFDSMMNFQGHVEEALKTLKAIQAS from the coding sequence ATGGCAATCAAAGTTGGAGACAAAGCGCCAGATTTTACCCTAAATTCTGCCACCGGAGAAAAAGTCAGCCTGAAAGATTTCTATGGTAAAAAATCTGTCGTCTTATATTTTTATCCGAAAGATGACACCCCTGGTTGCACCGCTGAATCTTGTGCTTTCCGGGATAGCTACGAAGTATTCAAAGAAGCAGGCGCCGAAGTGATCGGCGTAAGTGGGGACTCCCAGCAGTCTCACCAGCAATTTGCCCGCAAGTACAACCTGCCATTTATTCTGTTAAGTGATAGTGACAATAAATTGCGGCAATTATACGGAGTTCCGGCCACCTTATTTATTCTTCCTGGTCGGGTGACTTATGTGATTGACAAACAGGGAGTGGTTCGACATATTTTTGATTCCATGATGAACTTCCAGGGTCATGTAGAAGAAGCCCTGAAAACCCTCAAAGCAATTCAAGCCAGCTAA